One window of Globicephala melas chromosome 2, mGloMel1.2, whole genome shotgun sequence genomic DNA carries:
- the LCMT2 gene encoding tRNA wybutosine-synthesizing protein 4, translating to MGPRSRERRAGAVQSTNDSSAVSKTSLAARGYVHDAFAALLVPGTARRAPLIHRGYYVRARAVRHCVRAFLKGTCAVPGAPRAQILSLGAGSDSLYFRLKTAGRLTRAAVWEVDFPDVAQRKAQRIRDTPELCALTGPFQSGDPGYTLCFESSDYCILGLDLRQLQRLDHALGTAGLDAAAPTLLLAEAVLTYLEPDDAAALIAWAAQRFSNALFVVYEQMRPRDAFGEFMQKHFRQLNSPLHGLDRFPDAEAQQQRFLQAGWTACRAMDMNEFYRCFLPAEERRRVENLETFDEFEEWHLKCAHYFILAASLGDALSQTLVFPPSETFPRIDPASPSGVFPASIVTGDSQGPDLKRYGHASVLLSPGLILSAGGFGEQEGRHCRVRKFHLLSRYCDFEWKGNQICSWGAGAQWDGRLYHTMTRLSDTQVLVLGGRLSPVTPALGILQLLFCKSEDNNPEDLNVTVTKVGPEEDSTLSCWRHSTTEVSYENQRYLFVYGGRSVAEPVLSDWHFLHVGTMAWVRIPVEGEVPEGRHSHSACSCQGGALIAGGLGASEEPLSSVLFLKPISCGFIWESIAIQPPITPRYSHTAHVVNGKLLLVGGVWIHSSSVPGVTVIDLSTGLSFEYQIDTTCVPWPLMLHNHTSILLPEEQQLLLLGGGGNCFSFGTYFNPCTVALDLSSLSARQ from the coding sequence ATGGGCCCGCGGAGCCGCGAGCGTCGGGCCGGGGCAGTGCAGAGCACCAACGACAGCAGCGCCGTCAGCAAGACCTCCCTGGCTGCGCGCGGGTACGTGCACGACGCCTTCGCCGCCTTGCTAGTTCCAGGGACCGCGCGCCGCGCGCCGCTCATCCACCGCGGCTACTACGTCCGCGCACGCGCCGTGCGGCACTGCGTGCGCGCCTTCCTGAAGGGGACGTGCGCGGTCCCCGGCGCGCCTCGCGCCCAGATCCTGTCGCTCGGCGCTGGCTCGGACTCGCTGTATTTTCGCCTCAAAACTGCGGGCCGCCTGACCCGGGCTGCGGTCTGGGAGGTAGATTTTCCGGACGTGGCACAGCGCAAAGCGCAGAGGATTCGAGATACGCCGGAACTGTGTGCGTTAACCGGGCCTTTCCAGAGCGGGGACCCCGGGTACACGTTGTGCTTTGAGAGCTCGGACTACTGCATCCTGGGCCTGGACCTGCGGCAGCTTCAGCGATTGGACCACGCCCTGGGCACCGCGGGCCTTGACGCAGCCGCACCGACTCTTCTCCTGGCTGAGGCCGTGCTGACCTACCTCGAGCCGGATGATGCCGCGGCCCTCATCGCCTGGGCCGCCCAGCGTTTTTCTAATGCCCTTTTCGTCGTCTACGAGCAGATGAGGCCGCGTGACGCCTTTGGCGAGTTCATGCAAAAACATTTTCGGCAGCTGAATTCTCCCCTGCATGGCCTGGACCGCTTTCCCGACGCGGAAGCCCAGCAGCAGCGCTTCCTTCAGGCCGGCTGGACCGCCTGCCGTGCCATGGACATGAATGAGTTCTATCGCTGCTTTCTTCCCGCAGAAGAACGCCGGCGCGTGGAAAATCTCGAAACTTTCGACGAGTTTGAGGAGTGGCATCTGAAGTGCGCCCACTATTTCATTCTGGCCGCTTCTCTGGGAGACGCCCTCTCCCAAACTCTGGTGTTTCCACCCTCAGAGACGTTTCCTCGGATAGATCCTGCTTCCCCTTCAGGAGTCTTCCCTGCCAGTATAGTCACTGGTGATAGCCAGGGCCCAGACCTTAAGAGATATGGGCACGCCTCGGTCCTTTTGAGCCCAGGTCTTATTCTCAGTGCTGGAGGATTTGGAGAGCAGGAGGGGCGACATTGCCGAGTGAGAAAGTTTCACTTGCTCTCAAGATACTGTGACTTTGAATGGAAAGGCAACCAAATATGCAGTTGGGGAGCTGGAGCTCAGTGGGATGGACGCCTTTATCACACCATGACAAGACTTTCAGATACTCAGGTTCTGGTTCTGGGAGGGAGACTGTCCCCAGTAACTCCAGCCTTGGGGATTCTCCAGCTTCTTTTTTGCAAGAGTGAGGATAATAACCCTGAGGACCTAAATGTCACAGTCACAAAGGTCGGCCCAGAAGAAGATTCCACTTTGTCATGTTGGCGCCACTCGACAACAGAAGTGTCCTATGAGAATCAGAGATATTTGTTTGTGTATGGGGGCCGCAGTGTGGCCGAACCTGTACTAAGTGACTGGCATTTCCTACATGTGGGGACAATGGCTTGGGTCAGGATCCCAGTGGAGGGAGAAGTACCTGAAGGTCGGCATTCCCACAGTGCCTGCAGCTGTCAAGGGGGAGCCCTCATTGCTGGAGGTCTGGGTGCTTCTGAGGAACCGTTAAGCTCTGTACTCTTTCTGAAACCAATCTCTTGTGGATTCATCTGGGAATCAATAGCCATCCAGCCTCCCATTACCCCAAGGTACTCCCACACAGCTCATGTGGTCAATGGGAAGCTTTTGTTGGTTGGAGGGGTCTGGATTCATTCCTCCTCAGTTCCTGGAGTGACTGTTATTGATCTGTCTACAGGACTGAGCTTCGAGTATCAGATTGACACAACATGTGTGCCATGGCCGTTAATGTTACACAATCATACCAGCATTCTCCTTCCTGAAGAGCAACAGCTCCTGCTCCTTGGAGGTGGTGGGAACTGCTTTTCCTTTGGTACCTACTTCAACCCCTGTACAGTGGCATTAGACCTTTCTTCCTTAAGTGCTAGGCAGTAA